In a genomic window of Salegentibacter salegens:
- the proB gene encoding glutamate 5-kinase: protein MEKKRIVVKVGTNVMTNKDNRILGPVLKHLVEQIATLYEEDVMVVLVSSGSAIAGKEVLGDVDIEDASKRRQVFSAVGQPRMMRHYYSIFHDFGMRCAQVLATKRDFSPGIHRENMINCYESLLSEGIIPIANEDDAVSVTMSMFSDNDELASLVAELINADSLIILSDTDGLYTGHPGDDESEKLNKVQVDENVEKYVQESGKGEGEGRGGMESKIKIAKSTAAKNITTYIANGKQKNVILDIVAGKPVGTKFTA from the coding sequence ATGGAAAAAAAGAGAATCGTAGTTAAGGTCGGGACCAATGTAATGACCAATAAAGATAACAGGATTTTAGGTCCTGTACTAAAACATCTTGTAGAACAAATAGCTACACTATATGAAGAGGATGTAATGGTAGTTCTCGTATCATCAGGATCTGCAATTGCCGGAAAAGAAGTTCTTGGAGATGTAGATATTGAAGATGCCTCAAAAAGAAGACAGGTATTTTCGGCAGTGGGACAACCACGTATGATGCGCCATTATTATAGTATTTTTCACGATTTTGGAATGCGCTGCGCACAGGTGTTGGCCACTAAAAGAGATTTTAGCCCGGGAATTCACCGCGAAAATATGATTAACTGCTACGAATCTTTATTATCTGAAGGTATTATCCCAATTGCTAATGAAGATGATGCAGTTTCGGTAACAATGTCTATGTTCTCTGATAACGATGAACTGGCAAGTCTTGTAGCCGAATTAATTAATGCGGATTCGCTTATTATTTTGAGTGATACCGATGGTCTTTACACCGGTCACCCAGGAGATGATGAATCAGAAAAACTTAATAAAGTACAGGTTGATGAAAATGTTGAAAAATATGTTCAGGAATCTGGAAAAGGTGAAGGCGAAGGCCGTGGCGGTATGGAATCTAAAATTAAGATTGCCAAAAGTACCGCTGCTAAAAACATCACCACGTACATCGCAAACGGTAAGCAGAAAAATGTAATTCTGGATATCGTAGCCGGTAAACCAGTAGGTACAAAGTTTACTGCATAG
- the proC gene encoding pyrroline-5-carboxylate reductase gives MKVLVIGAGNMGLTYAEGMAKSSLLNHRNLMIFDKSAEVITTLSKVDHFDVYDDIEECLPKADIVFLAVKPYHCDSLFEEIKPLVNDQQIFVSLMAGITIEKIQLGLDVKKVVRSMPNLPAQVGKGVTSFTESKEISRVELLMVRNLLDTTGASIHVETEKFIDASTGISGSGPAYVFYFMNSMMEAALKMGFSKNDSKVLVSQTFEGAVKLFNESDLSASTWMERVASKGGTTRAALDSMDENNVEELIKDAAYAAFDRAVELGKE, from the coding sequence ATGAAAGTATTAGTAATTGGAGCAGGAAATATGGGACTTACTTACGCCGAAGGAATGGCGAAGTCTAGTTTACTTAATCACCGAAATCTTATGATTTTTGATAAATCGGCTGAAGTAATTACTACACTTAGTAAAGTAGACCATTTTGATGTATACGATGATATTGAAGAATGCCTACCCAAGGCAGACATCGTATTCCTTGCTGTAAAACCATATCACTGTGATTCTTTATTTGAAGAAATTAAACCTTTAGTAAACGACCAGCAAATATTTGTCTCTTTAATGGCCGGTATTACTATAGAAAAAATACAACTAGGTTTGGACGTTAAAAAAGTAGTTCGTTCTATGCCCAACCTTCCTGCACAGGTAGGAAAAGGAGTAACTTCTTTTACCGAATCCAAAGAAATATCGAGAGTTGAGCTTCTTATGGTTAGAAATTTATTAGACACTACAGGAGCTTCAATTCATGTAGAAACAGAAAAATTTATAGATGCTTCTACAGGAATTTCTGGAAGCGGGCCGGCATATGTATTCTATTTTATGAACTCTATGATGGAAGCAGCATTAAAAATGGGCTTTTCAAAAAACGATTCAAAAGTATTGGTTAGCCAAACATTTGAAGGTGCTGTAAAACTTTTTAATGAATCAGATCTTTCGGCCAGCACATGGATGGAGCGCGTTGCTTCTAAAGGAGGGACAACCCGTGCAGCTTTAGATTCTATGGACGAAAATAACGTTGAAGAATTGATTAAAGATGCGGCTTACGCGGCATTTGACAGAGCTGTAGAACTGGGAAAAGAGTAA
- a CDS encoding MBL fold metallo-hydrolase RNA specificity domain-containing protein produces MKKQVKIHFLGGSGTVTGSKFLIETPELNFLIDCGLFQGVKSLRELNWKDFPFDPANIDLILLTHGHLDHTGYLPRLVKQGYKNPILGTPPTLGIAGVILKDSAKIQEEDAERANKEEYSKHQPALPLYTTSDAEKTIGLFKSIELNEWYRISENIKYRYQTNGHILGSTFIEFEIFDKRFVFSGDIGREKDVLLEAPNKPERADYLFLESTYGDRLHPEDDSDKILTETIKETINKKGNLIIPSFAVERLQGIMYKLYLLIKTNKIPEIPIYIDSPMGNEVLDLFEGFSKWHKVEPDEFRKMLSYFNIITSYRDTWKTIDENRSKVVIAGSGMVTGGRVLTYLRYLIDKPETTVLLAGYQAEGTRGRQLENGASEVKIFGKYCPVKAKILKIESLSAHADQQELLNWISEIKNIPEKVFLIHGEPTALDSLRVKIKDRYNYPVSIPAINDVINLEL; encoded by the coding sequence ATGAAAAAGCAAGTCAAAATTCATTTTCTGGGAGGTTCAGGAACGGTTACCGGATCAAAATTTCTAATAGAAACCCCAGAACTAAATTTCTTAATAGATTGCGGACTATTCCAGGGAGTTAAAAGTTTACGGGAACTCAATTGGAAAGATTTTCCTTTTGATCCTGCAAATATAGATTTGATATTGCTTACTCACGGTCACCTGGATCACACGGGATATCTCCCACGATTAGTAAAACAGGGTTATAAAAATCCTATTCTTGGTACACCTCCAACTTTAGGAATTGCTGGGGTAATTTTAAAAGACAGTGCGAAAATCCAGGAAGAAGATGCAGAAAGAGCCAATAAAGAAGAATATAGTAAACACCAACCGGCCTTGCCTCTATATACCACCAGTGATGCCGAAAAAACTATAGGTTTATTTAAAAGTATAGAACTGAATGAGTGGTATAGAATTTCAGAAAATATAAAATATCGTTATCAAACCAACGGCCATATTTTAGGTTCAACTTTTATTGAATTTGAGATTTTCGATAAACGTTTTGTGTTTTCAGGAGATATTGGGCGGGAAAAAGATGTGCTTTTGGAAGCACCCAATAAACCTGAACGGGCAGATTACTTGTTTTTAGAAAGTACCTATGGCGACCGGCTTCATCCCGAAGATGATTCAGATAAAATTCTAACTGAAACCATTAAGGAAACCATCAACAAAAAAGGAAATCTTATTATTCCAAGTTTTGCCGTAGAGCGTTTACAGGGAATTATGTACAAACTTTACCTTTTAATTAAAACAAATAAAATCCCGGAAATCCCTATTTACATAGATAGTCCTATGGGCAATGAAGTCCTGGATTTATTTGAAGGTTTTAGCAAGTGGCATAAAGTAGAGCCAGATGAATTTAGAAAAATGCTTTCCTATTTCAATATTATCACTTCATACCGCGATACCTGGAAAACTATAGATGAAAACAGGTCTAAAGTTGTAATTGCGGGCAGTGGAATGGTTACCGGCGGTCGCGTACTCACCTATTTGCGTTATTTAATAGATAAACCCGAAACTACTGTTTTATTGGCAGGATACCAGGCCGAAGGAACAAGAGGAAGGCAACTTGAAAACGGAGCTTCAGAAGTAAAAATCTTCGGAAAGTATTGCCCGGTAAAGGCTAAAATACTAAAAATAGAAAGCCTCTCTGCCCATGCCGATCAGCAGGAGTTGCTGAATTGGATTTCAGAAATAAAAAATATTCCTGAAAAGGTATTTTTAATTCACGGTGAACCTACTGCCTTAGATTCATTAAGGGTCAAAATAAAAGATCGTTATAATTACCCAGTTAGCATTCCCGCGATTAATGATGTGATAAATTTAGAGCTATAA
- a CDS encoding restriction endonuclease produces the protein MDISNLKIIKASGEKANFSIERVAESLRRSGANEELIQNTIEKLKAELYEGITTKEIYNRAFNLLKKGNKTSASKYKLKTAIYELGPTGFPFEKFIAALLTHSGYKTQTGKIYQGKCVTHEIDVEAKTDSKLVLIECKFHNAGKNCDVKIPLYIDSRFRDIKNFRSNGENKLDFEEGWVVTNTRFTSDAVKYAKCANLKLLSWDYPKDEGLKDRIDQLGLYPITVSTLLSEREKNFLLSRDVVLCQELINDTFYLDHLGINNPRKKRILEEMKDLCKH, from the coding sequence ATGGATATCTCCAACCTAAAAATTATAAAAGCTTCTGGTGAAAAAGCTAACTTTTCTATTGAAAGAGTTGCAGAATCTTTAAGGAGGTCTGGCGCCAATGAAGAACTGATTCAAAATACCATTGAAAAGTTAAAAGCCGAACTTTATGAAGGTATCACTACCAAAGAAATTTATAATCGTGCTTTTAATTTACTTAAAAAAGGCAATAAAACCAGTGCTTCAAAGTATAAATTAAAAACCGCTATTTACGAATTGGGGCCAACCGGCTTCCCATTCGAAAAATTTATTGCCGCACTTTTAACTCATAGTGGTTATAAAACCCAAACCGGGAAAATCTACCAGGGAAAATGCGTTACCCACGAAATTGATGTAGAGGCAAAAACAGATTCAAAACTTGTTTTAATAGAATGTAAATTTCATAATGCAGGTAAAAATTGTGATGTAAAAATTCCGCTTTATATAGACTCCAGGTTTCGGGATATAAAAAATTTCAGAAGTAATGGAGAAAATAAACTGGATTTTGAAGAAGGTTGGGTGGTTACCAATACAAGGTTTACCTCAGATGCGGTAAAATATGCCAAATGTGCCAATCTAAAATTACTTAGCTGGGATTATCCTAAAGACGAAGGGCTTAAAGATAGAATAGACCAATTAGGCTTATACCCTATTACGGTTTCAACCTTACTTTCAGAAAGAGAAAAAAATTTTTTATTAAGTCGGGACGTAGTTTTGTGCCAGGAACTAATAAACGATACGTTTTACCTTGACCATTTAGGAATTAATAATCCGCGAAAAAAGAGAATACTTGAAGAAATGAAAGATCTCTGCAAACATTAA
- a CDS encoding universal stress protein, producing MKNILIPTDFSANAWKATVYAFSLFQNELCNFYFLNACKPEFYTPDINGNSLAQAKSENEISMKKLLKEVAIINKNQNHRFKSIIIESWLDDAVIEIQKEIIFDLIIMGTKGETEPDDRIFGTNSMNVIESVDHMPVLLIPDNCVYVPEVKKELVLATRYDKSFSDYEINFLIDMAKKFKASIRILYIQDTENLTEEQKNTKEELHDYFKEVSHSFHTLTNIKVTKGIHSFIESRNSDVLVLNHKKRGFFENLFSKSLLKELGKKPQIPMLFMPSDL from the coding sequence ATGAAAAATATACTCATCCCCACCGATTTTTCGGCTAACGCCTGGAAAGCTACTGTCTATGCCTTTAGTCTATTTCAAAATGAGCTTTGTAATTTTTATTTTTTGAATGCCTGCAAACCAGAATTTTATACTCCAGATATTAATGGAAATAGTTTAGCCCAGGCTAAAAGCGAAAATGAAATCTCGATGAAAAAGCTACTAAAAGAGGTGGCTATAATTAACAAGAACCAAAATCATAGGTTTAAATCTATAATTATAGAATCCTGGTTAGACGATGCTGTTATTGAAATACAAAAAGAAATAATCTTTGATCTCATAATCATGGGAACTAAAGGTGAAACCGAACCAGACGACCGTATTTTTGGTACCAATAGTATGAACGTAATAGAATCGGTAGATCATATGCCGGTTTTACTTATACCAGATAATTGTGTTTATGTGCCAGAAGTAAAAAAAGAGCTGGTGCTGGCCACTCGATACGATAAATCGTTTTCAGATTATGAAATAAACTTTTTAATAGATATGGCTAAGAAATTTAAAGCCAGTATTAGAATTCTTTATATTCAGGACACCGAGAACCTAACTGAAGAACAGAAAAATACAAAAGAAGAATTACACGATTATTTTAAGGAGGTTTCTCACAGTTTCCACACGCTAACAAATATTAAAGTCACCAAAGGAATTCATAGTTTCATTGAAAGCAGAAATAGTGATGTGTTGGTTTTAAACCATAAAAAAAGAGGTTTTTTCGAAAATCTTTTTTCAAAATCCTTACTTAAAGAATTAGGAAAGAAACCCCAAATTCCTATGCTTTTTATGCCTTCAGATTTATAA
- a CDS encoding universal stress protein, producing the protein MKKILLPTDFSENAYNAIAYAIKAFKDEECTFYLLNTYTPVLYDSEYILYNSTQPNLAEAYKKNSLTGLRKVERKINRDFKNPNHHFEKISAFNLLIDEIRVQVKSKEIDLVVMGTQGATGAEEILIGTNSVHAINKLKAPLLMIPSDYEYHPPVNILFPTDFELDFIAAQLEPIFNLGEKHTAKFNILHVYFGKDLDEKQEKNKKNLGKILEDTPHQFYTIENKSVPKAIKKYQEQNEVDLLFMVNNKRSFFENLLFRPVVNKIGFHIKVPFMVIQSGKFN; encoded by the coding sequence ATGAAAAAAATACTCCTACCCACAGATTTTTCAGAAAACGCTTATAATGCGATTGCTTATGCAATTAAAGCGTTTAAAGATGAAGAATGTACTTTTTATCTTCTTAATACTTATACACCGGTTTTATATGATTCTGAATATATTTTATACAACAGTACGCAACCTAATCTCGCTGAAGCTTATAAAAAAAATTCCCTTACCGGATTGCGAAAAGTAGAACGAAAAATTAATCGTGATTTCAAAAATCCAAATCATCATTTCGAGAAGATTTCAGCTTTCAATCTTTTAATAGATGAGATAAGAGTACAGGTGAAATCTAAAGAAATAGACCTGGTGGTTATGGGAACCCAGGGCGCAACCGGTGCCGAGGAAATTCTAATAGGCACCAATAGTGTGCATGCTATTAATAAGCTAAAAGCTCCCCTATTAATGATTCCTTCAGATTATGAATATCATCCTCCTGTAAACATTCTATTTCCTACAGATTTTGAATTAGATTTTATTGCCGCACAACTGGAACCAATTTTTAATTTGGGAGAAAAACATACGGCTAAGTTTAATATTTTGCATGTTTATTTTGGAAAAGACCTGGACGAAAAACAGGAAAAAAATAAGAAAAACCTCGGCAAAATTCTGGAAGACACTCCGCATCAATTTTATACAATTGAAAACAAAAGTGTACCCAAAGCCATAAAAAAATACCAGGAACAAAATGAAGTAGATTTACTATTCATGGTAAATAACAAACGTAGCTTCTTTGAAAACCTCCTATTTAGGCCCGTCGTAAATAAAATAGGTTTTCATATTAAGGTGCCCTTTATGGTCATCCAATCAGGAAAATTCAATTAG
- a CDS encoding universal stress protein, with protein MRKIILPTDFSENAYNALRFACQLFKYEKSEIILLNTYADKVYTDENLLSKELIDELKAVTRAKAEMVLKEISSKVHDEFCNPRHSVRSIAAFGDLVDEVNSLVNSENADLVIMGTRGATNDRDLGFGSNTLLVLKYVQCPVLAIPANFNYQEPKNILFPTNFLIPYQKRELKIVGEIARDFKSIIHFLYLSKHKATSARQKDNLEFLKQQFYNIRLEEHQSDELQKEKAIEEFIAANKIDLLVMVNSRHTYLEDMLLTSTIDKVGLQPKVPLLALQNFNRESI; from the coding sequence ATGAGAAAGATAATCTTACCCACCGATTTTTCAGAAAATGCCTATAACGCATTGCGATTTGCCTGCCAGCTTTTTAAGTATGAGAAGAGCGAAATAATTCTTTTAAATACTTATGCAGATAAGGTTTATACCGATGAAAACCTGCTAAGTAAAGAATTAATAGATGAGCTTAAAGCGGTTACCAGAGCAAAGGCAGAAATGGTCCTGAAGGAAATTAGCTCTAAAGTTCACGACGAATTTTGCAATCCCAGGCATAGTGTTAGATCTATAGCTGCGTTTGGCGACCTGGTAGATGAAGTAAACAGCCTGGTAAATTCAGAAAATGCCGATCTCGTTATCATGGGAACTCGAGGTGCCACCAACGATAGGGATCTTGGTTTTGGAAGCAATACCTTACTTGTTCTAAAGTATGTGCAGTGCCCGGTTTTAGCTATTCCGGCGAACTTTAATTACCAGGAACCAAAAAACATCTTATTCCCAACTAATTTTTTGATTCCGTATCAAAAAAGGGAATTAAAAATTGTTGGAGAAATTGCCCGCGATTTTAAATCTATTATTCATTTTCTGTATTTATCTAAACATAAGGCTACTTCTGCCAGGCAAAAAGATAATCTGGAATTTTTGAAACAGCAATTCTACAATATAAGGTTAGAAGAACACCAAAGTGATGAATTACAAAAGGAAAAAGCTATAGAAGAATTTATAGCAGCTAATAAAATAGACCTTTTAGTGATGGTGAATTCCCGGCACACCTATTTAGAAGATATGCTCCTTACTTCTACCATCGATAAAGTGGGTTTACAACCAAAAGTTCCCCTGCTTGCGTTGCAAAATTTTAATAGGGAAAGCATTTAA
- a CDS encoding WG repeat-containing protein yields the protein MKNLIIGILLSIPFVLFAQETKEFDFVSNQEDGFSTVRQGGNWGFINTSGELLFELRNDLVTTDNPKSGKIGVAGIKYPQLKDERAIISKKKDGVNYYGFINTEGKTVIEPEFLNVSNFSNGKALALKLEEERLGKNQLLGKGVISYKYDVVLIDKAGEVVTYLEGPFPVAVSKKKLREAPAINAKWLGEKVVSVKGPNGKWKIHKL from the coding sequence ATGAAAAATCTAATAATAGGAATCTTACTAAGTATTCCGTTTGTGCTATTTGCACAAGAGACAAAAGAATTTGATTTTGTATCCAATCAGGAAGATGGATTTAGCACCGTTAGGCAAGGTGGTAATTGGGGTTTTATAAATACCAGCGGCGAGCTGTTATTTGAACTTAGAAACGATCTTGTTACAACCGACAATCCTAAAAGTGGTAAGATTGGAGTGGCGGGAATAAAATACCCGCAATTAAAAGATGAACGGGCCATTATTAGCAAAAAGAAAGATGGCGTTAATTATTATGGTTTTATAAATACTGAAGGAAAAACAGTTATTGAACCTGAATTTTTAAATGTGAGTAACTTCTCTAACGGAAAAGCCCTTGCTTTAAAACTCGAAGAAGAGAGACTTGGTAAAAATCAACTTTTGGGAAAAGGGGTAATTTCTTATAAGTATGATGTAGTTCTTATAGATAAAGCCGGGGAAGTAGTAACATATTTAGAAGGGCCTTTTCCGGTTGCGGTTTCTAAGAAAAAATTAAGAGAGGCTCCTGCAATTAATGCAAAATGGCTGGGAGAAAAAGTGGTTAGTGTAAAGGGGCCTAATGGGAAATGGAAAATTCATAAGCTTTAA
- a CDS encoding Crp/Fnr family transcriptional regulator, with product MKCILYISDNNSGHRIPGEFREEQDYEFIYSNSLKTFQELFLKHKPDLLIWDKKTPISSKIFRENPALLKFPILSIVAEDKIETQKPLYTKHKFLPNSHSQEELWQKIVSLTNAESKNFKGTKKVKKTAVPDIEALKSFMEKKGELISLDKHKILFRENRHSSFIYLIKQGLIKTSRMDQLGKELITGIYRKNDLLGLYGFHENPLTTEMATSLEPSKFYRILHTEFREILQENQELNLDLAQYLADTVLTLKSQLLEMAYASVLKKTSNTILQFASELENPEFKGLNISRTDLASMAGISTESFIRSLSSLKKEGIIAIKGKKINILKPDKLQEIT from the coding sequence ATGAAGTGTATTCTTTATATTTCAGATAATAATTCCGGTCATCGTATACCAGGTGAATTCAGGGAAGAACAGGATTATGAATTTATTTATTCAAATTCCCTAAAAACCTTCCAGGAATTATTTTTAAAGCATAAACCTGATTTACTGATCTGGGATAAAAAAACACCAATTTCTTCTAAAATTTTTCGTGAAAATCCTGCGCTTTTAAAGTTTCCTATACTTTCTATTGTTGCTGAAGATAAAATTGAAACCCAAAAACCACTTTATACTAAACATAAATTCTTACCAAACTCCCATTCCCAGGAGGAGCTATGGCAAAAAATAGTTTCACTAACAAATGCTGAAAGTAAGAATTTTAAAGGAACTAAAAAGGTTAAAAAAACCGCGGTTCCAGATATTGAAGCCTTAAAAAGTTTTATGGAAAAAAAGGGGGAACTCATAAGTTTGGATAAGCATAAAATTTTATTTCGGGAAAACCGGCATTCCAGTTTCATCTATTTAATTAAGCAGGGTTTGATTAAAACTTCCCGAATGGATCAATTGGGAAAAGAATTAATTACAGGGATTTACCGTAAAAATGATTTGCTGGGTTTATATGGTTTTCATGAAAACCCGCTTACTACCGAAATGGCAACTAGCTTAGAACCCTCTAAATTTTATAGAATTTTGCATACAGAATTCAGGGAAATACTCCAGGAAAACCAGGAATTAAACCTGGATCTTGCCCAATATTTAGCCGATACCGTTTTGACTCTAAAATCACAACTTTTGGAAATGGCTTATGCTTCGGTATTAAAGAAAACTTCTAACACTATTCTTCAATTTGCCAGCGAATTGGAAAACCCCGAATTTAAAGGGCTCAATATCTCCAGGACCGATTTAGCCAGTATGGCCGGCATTTCTACTGAAAGTTTTATTCGTAGCCTTTCCAGTCTTAAAAAAGAAGGAATTATTGCTATAAAAGGAAAAAAAATAAACATCCTGAAACCGGACAAATTACAGGAAATCACATAA
- a CDS encoding zinc ribbon domain-containing protein — translation MKTLICQSCGWPFTKATVGTNRDKSDNTDFCRDCYQDGAFTDKSLNLHQLEVKLLEMAEMHEDISLEEAQQLIKKLPELKRWRMDHI, via the coding sequence ATGAAAACACTTATTTGCCAAAGTTGTGGATGGCCTTTTACAAAAGCCACCGTAGGCACAAACCGAGATAAATCAGACAATACCGATTTCTGCCGGGATTGCTACCAGGATGGGGCTTTTACCGATAAATCACTTAATTTGCATCAATTAGAAGTGAAATTACTTGAAATGGCAGAAATGCACGAAGATATTAGTCTGGAAGAAGCGCAGCAACTCATAAAGAAACTGCCCGAGCTTAAAAGATGGCGAATGGACCATATTTAG